The Nitrospira sp. CR1.1 genome segment AGAGGATCATTGGTGGGAACAGTTCGGAAATCCCGAGCTGAGCGGGCTGATTGAAACCGCGCTCAAGGACAATCCCGGGCTGAAACATGCGTCTGCCCGGTTGCGGCAGGCCACGTCGCTGGTGAAGGTGGAAGGCGCCCGCTTGTTGCCGTTCCTGGAAGCCGATGCCTCGTTGACCTATGAGCGCATCTCTCAACATGGGGTGTTCGCCGCCCTGAATCCCGAAGTGGCCGGGATCAAGATCATGTACGGCATCATCAACCCGCTCAGCTTCCGGTATGAATTCGATTTCTGGGGCAAGAACAGAGCCATGCTCGAGGCGGCTCTGGGCCATGCGGCCGCCGAAGAGGCGGAACTGGCCGAAGTGCGGCTTCGATTAACGACCGGTATTGCCCGCGCCTATTTCCGTGGGCAGGCTCTTCAACAGCAACTCGGCATTGTGAAGACGATTGTCGGCATCCGCCGCGATCTCAAGACCCTTGCGGAAACCCGGTTTCGCCTCGGACTCGACAATGATCAGCCGTTCAAAATCGCCGTGGCCGACTACGAGGCGGCGTTCAAGCGGCAAGCCGCCATCCGCGATCAATTGGATGTGCAGCGGCATTTGCTGGCGCGGTTAGCGGGCAAGGGGCCGGACGAGGCCTCTCATCTCTTTGCCAAGCCCGTGGTGAATATTCCCCGTCAGATTCCCGCGCCGGATCATTTGTCAATCGGCCTGCTGGTTCATCGCCCTGATTTGGCAGCCGCCTTGTACCGAGCGCACGCCGCCTCGCGTTTGGTCAGGGTGGCGACCACGCAGTTTTATCCAACCATCGATCTCACGGGGTTTGTGGGATTTAATGCCTTGACCTTAGCGAAGGGCACCGACAAGCTGGCGAATTTTCTCTTCAGCGGTCAAAGCTTCAGCTATGGTCTGGCGCCCGGCCTGCGGATGCCCTGGTTTGAAGGCGGCCGGTTGCGCGGTGA includes the following:
- a CDS encoding efflux transporter outer membrane subunit — translated: MRSRSTAVRRVRISFGIGCALLFASCAWIPKGDPPAQYLEPPEMAETLAEVTSRLQNWPEDHWWEQFGNPELSGLIETALKDNPGLKHASARLRQATSLVKVEGARLLPFLEADASLTYERISQHGVFAALNPEVAGIKIMYGIINPLSFRYEFDFWGKNRAMLEAALGHAAAEEAELAEVRLRLTTGIARAYFRGQALQQQLGIVKTIVGIRRDLKTLAETRFRLGLDNDQPFKIAVADYEAAFKRQAAIRDQLDVQRHLLARLAGKGPDEASHLFAKPVVNIPRQIPAPDHLSIGLLVHRPDLAAALYRAHAASRLVRVATTQFYPTIDLTGFVGFNALTLAKGTDKLANFLFSGQSFSYGLAPGLRMPWFEGGRLRGELGAQRAEYDAAVELYNDTLLDAMREVADSLSAWQTTNEIMASHKRLVASLGEDWKLAKVRLVNGLDDDREVLRHRYPVLEQEYALRALESDQLVAAVDLIESLGGGYHNPDIEKRPQHNPS